The following are encoded together in the Brassica napus cultivar Da-Ae chromosome A9, Da-Ae, whole genome shotgun sequence genome:
- the LOC125578149 gene encoding uncharacterized protein LOC125578149, which yields MDKKYKSSCWSIHGETRESTKDSGLQYDTEAFDLFKTSFSMDEGGPNQTNDIAVETNDDDEAAEETEFRKTLRDAETSLYSDCIKQTKVSAIMGLYRFKVKSGVSENYFDQLLVFLQDMLPEDNVLPKSMDAIKKFLKIFGFGYDNIHACKNDCILYMKEFEKLECCPRCKVSRWEKDKNINELKVGIPAKVLRYFPIKDILKRIFRSKRMAEDLCWHYTNATEDDFAAEPRNLQLGISTNEMNPFSMQNTNHITWTVLLVNYKTPPTMCMKAENIMLTLLIPGPTDPSNNIDVYLAPLIDDLKYLWAAGIEVYDSFTKENFTLRALLLWSISHYPGLGTLYGCKVNGKQACNVCGKDTPSRWLKFSRKFVYMGNRNKLPPGHRYRYKKAWFDKTVEEGNANRIQTGAEIYETLQVFRNDFGRSLDKESKRKGSELEDDEMVQEEECEESRTYLGGC from the exons ATGGATAAGAAGTATAAGAGCTCTTGTTGGAGTATTCATGGTGAGACAAGAGAATCTACAAAAGACAGTGGTCTTCAATATGATACGGAGGCATTTGATTTGTTTAAGACATCATTCTCTATGGATGAAGGTGGTCCGAATCAGACGAATGACATTGCGGTGGAGacaaatgatgatgatgaagcagCAGAGGAAACTGAATTTAGGAAAACGTTAAGAGACGCTGAAACGTCATTGTACTCGGATTGTATCAAGCAGACAAAGGTTTCAGCAATCATGGGACTTTACAGATTCAAGGTTAAAAGTGGTGTGTCTGAGAACTACTTTGATCAGCTATTGGTTTTTCTTCAAGACATGCTACCTGAAGACAATGTTCTTCCGAAGAGTATGGATGCAATCAAGAAATTTTTGAAGATATTTGGTTTCGGCTACGACAATATTCATGCTTGCAAGAATGATTGCATACTCTATATGAAGGAGTTTGAGAAGCTAGAATGCTGTCCAAGATGCAAAGTTTCAAGATGGGAAAAGGATAAGAACATCAATGAGTTAAAGGTTGGGATTCCAGCTAAGGTCCTTAGATATTTTCCAATCAAGGACATACTTAAGAGGATTTTTAGATCAAAAAGGATGGCTGAAGATCTGTGTTGGCACTATACCAATGCCACTGAAGATG ACTTTGCTGCAGAACCAAGGAATCTTCAACTTGGAATTTCTACAAATGAGATGAACCCTTTCTCTATGCAAAACACCAATCACATCACATGGACAGTGTTGTTAGTGAACTACAAGACACCTCCAACTATGTGTATGAAGGCTGAGAATATAATGTTGACTTTGTTGATCCCTGGTCCAACAGATCCTAGTAATAACATAGATGTTTACTTAGCACCATTGATAGACGATTTGAAATATTTGTGGGCTGCGGGTATTGAAGTCTATGACTCATTTACGAAGGAGAATTTCACACTTAGAGCCTTGCTGCTTTGGAGTATCAGTCACTATCCAGGCTTAGGTACATTGTATGGATGTAAAGTGAACGGGAAACAAGCCTGCAATGTATGTGGAAAGGATACACCTTCTAGGTGGCTTAAGTTCAGCCGTAAGTTTGTCTACATGGGAAATAGAAATAAACTACCGCCTGGCCATCGTTACAGATATAAAAAAGCTTGGTTTGACAAAACTGTTGAGGAAGGGAATGCCAATAGAATACAAACTGGCGCTGAAATATATGAGACACTACAAGTTTTTAGGAATGATTTTGGAAGATCTCTAGATAAGGAAAGTAAAAGAAAAGGATCagagttggaagatgatgaGATGGTTCAAGAAGAAGAGTGCGAGGAATCAAGGACATACTTAGGAGGATGTTAG